The following are encoded together in the Anopheles nili chromosome 3, idAnoNiliSN_F5_01, whole genome shotgun sequence genome:
- the LOC128727157 gene encoding uncharacterized protein LOC128727157, with the protein MFSSTRRSASVDRRVLTQLTRWCTLFIILESTSVGSSLITSTSTTASSPTSTSAPAGVTSSSSSTTTSSSSTSSSKWLEGTSPSGVGERFTTVPSLEVLPHFEALVQDSPNGSRGKTLPLLGSGALKATKASPSGSSSSSSSSSSVGSIESLTSARRMVPVKELPPASVTTPGPSLSVSGSNGSSSFSKITSANLILAEGGGRGVDTSKLGPGQKLPAGFSGSTAAGKASGKAKGASEQDPSGAANRLDGPDVTATEGNFSKMYFETENHTTIASQVGSIAVLPCAVRNIGEGVVSWIRRKDYHLLTIGVTTYSSDERFNIIHSEDAEEWPLQIKYVQLRDAGLYECQVSTHPPTSIFVKLDVIEAKAEIFGPSEKYLKPGSMLRLTCRVVQSNEPPLYIFWYHNNRMINYDAHRGVNVSTEADNRYSELVISHTNTLNSGNYSCVSNNAVAASTLVHILNGENPAAMQHGDHGNAVLVASHIHLPLAVVTYQVINFVFNLH; encoded by the exons ATGTTCAGCAGCACCAGACGCAGCGCTAGCGTGGACCGCCGAGTACTGACGCAGCTGACGAGATGGTGCACACTCTTCATCATTTTGGAATCTACGAGCGTTGGAAGTA GTTTAATCacttccaccagcaccaccgccaGCAGCCCCACCTCCACGAGTGCTCCCGCGGGagtcaccagcagcagcagcagcaccaccaccagcagcagcagcaccagcagcagcaaatggcTCGAGGGCACGAGTCCTTCCGGTGTGGGTGAACGTTTCACCACAGTGCCCTCCCTGGAGGTGCTGCCACACTTTGAGGCCCTCGTGCAGGACAGCCCGAATGGGTCCAGAGGGAAAACGCTTCCACTGTTGGGTTCGGGAGCGCTCAAGGCCACAAAAGCTAGCCcaagcggcagcagcagcagcagcagcagcagtagtagcgtCGGTTCCATCGAATCCCTCACGTCCGCCCGGCGGATGGTTCCGGTGAAAGAGCTACCACCTGCCTCGGTCACCACACCGGGGCCATCCCTGTCCGTGAGTGGGTCGAATGGTAGCAGTAGCTTTAGTAAAATCACTAGCGCCAACCTAATACTCGCCGAGGGCGGTGGCCGTGGAGTTGACACCAGCAAGCTTGGTCCGGGGCAAAAGCTACCAGCGGGATTCTCTGGCAGCACCGCGGCAGGTAAGGCGTCCGGGAAAGCAAAGGGTGCCTCCGAACAGGACCCAAGTGGAGCTGCGAACCGGCTCGATGGGCCCGACGTGACCGCAACCGAGGGCAACTTCAGCAAGATGTACTTCGAGAcggaaaaccacaccaccatcgcgtCCCAGGTCGGTTCGATCGCAGTGCTTCCGTGCGCGGTACGCAACATTGGCGAGGGTGTG GTGTCGTGGATAAGGCGGAAAGATTATCACCTGCTAACGATCGGCGTTACCACGTACAGCAGTGACGAGCGTTTCAACATTATCCACTCCGAGGACGCCGAG GAATGGCCACTGCAGATCAAGTACGTTCAGCTGCGAGATGCGGGTTTGTACGAGTGTCAGgtttccacccatccaccgACGTCGATCTTCGTCAAGCTGGACGTCATCG AGGCGAAGGCGGAGATTTTTGGCCCCTCGGAAAAGTATCTAAAACCGGGCTCGATGCTAAGGTTGACGTGCCGCGTCGTACAAAGCAACGAACCGCCGCTGTACATATTCTGGTACCACAACAACCGCATGATCAACTATGACGCTCACCGGGGCGTAAACGTGTCGACGGAGGCAG ACAATCGCTACTCGGAGCTCGTCATCTCACACACGAACACTCTGAACTCGGGCAACTACTCGTGCGTTTCGAACAATGCCGTCGCCGCATCGACCCTGGTACACATCCTGAACG GTGAAAACCCTGCGGCCATGCAGCACGGCGACCACGGGAACGCGGTCCTGGTGGCATCACACATTCATCTGCCGCTGGCAGTTGTAACATATCAGGTCATCAATTTCGTCTTCAATCTGCATTGA